In Fusarium pseudograminearum CS3096 chromosome 3, whole genome shotgun sequence, a genomic segment contains:
- the GAOA gene encoding GAOA, with amino-acid sequence MKHFLSLALCFSSINAVAVTVPHKVAGTGNPEGSLQFLSLRASAPIGSAISRNNWAVTCDSAQSGNECNKAIDGSKDTFWHTFYGANGDPKPPHTYTIDMKTTQNVNGLSMLPRQDGSQNGWIGRHEVYLSSDGTNWGSPVASGSWFADSTTKYSNFETRPARYVRLVAVTEANGQPWTSIAEINVFQASSYTAPQPGLGRWGPTIDLPIVPAAAAIEPTSGRVLMWSSYRNDAFGGSPGGVTLTSSWDPSSGVVSDRTVTVTKHDMFCPGISMDGNGQIVVTGGNDAKKTSLYDSSSDSWIPGPDMQVARGYQSSATMSDGRVFTIGGSWSGGVFEKNGEVYSPSSKTWTSLPNAKVNPMLTADRQGLYRSDNHAWLFGWKKGSVFQAGPSTAMNWYYTSGNGDVKSAGKRQSNRGVAPDAMCGNAVMYDAVKGKILTFGGSPDYQDSDATTNAHIITLGEPGTSPNTVFASNGLYFARTFHTSVVLPDGSTFITGGQRRGIPFEDSTPVFTPEIYVPEQDTFYKQNPNSIVRVYHSISLLLPDGRVFNGGGGLCGDCTTNHFDAQIFTPNYLYNSNGNLATRPKITRTSAQSVKVGGRITMSTDSSITKASLIRYGTATHTVNTDQRRIPLTLTNNGGNSYSFQVPSDSGVALPGYWMLFVINSAGVPSVASTIRVTQ; translated from the coding sequence ATGAAACACTTTTTATCACTCGCTCTTtgcttcagcagcatcaatGCTGTAGCTGTCACCGTCCCTCATAAGGTCGCAGGGACTGGAAATCCTGAAGGGAGTCTTCAGTTCCTGAGTCTTCGGGCCTCAGCACCTATCGGGAGCGCAATTTCTCGCAACAACTGGGCCGTCACTTGCGATAGTGCACAGTCGGGAAACGAATGTAACAAGGCCATTGATGGCAGCAAGGATACCTTTTGGCACACATTCTATGGCGCCAACGGAGATCCAAAGCCCCCTCACACATACACCATTGACATGAAGACAACGCAGAACGTCAATGGCTTGTCTATGTTACCCAGACAGGATGGCAGCCAAAATGGCTGGATCGGTCGCCATGAGGTTTACCTAAGCTCAGATGGCACAAATTGGGGCAGCCCTGTCGCAAGTGGAAGTTGGTTCGCCGACTCTACTACAAAATACTCCAACTTTGAAACTCGCCCTGCTCGTTATGTTCGTCTCGTCGCTGTCACTGAAGCGAATGGCCAGCCTTGGACTAGCATCGCAGAGATCAACGTCTTCCAAGCTAGTTCTTACACAGCCCCCCAGCCTGGTCTTGGACGCTGGGGTCCGACTATTGACTTGCCGATTGTtcctgcagctgcagcaatTGAGCCAACTTCAGGACGAGTCCTCATGTGGTCTTCATACCGTAATGATGCATTTGGAGGCTCCCCTGGCGGTGTCACTTTGACGTCTTCCTGGGATCCATCCAGCGGTGTTGTTTCCGACCGCACTGTGACAGTCACCAAGCATGACATGTTCTGCCCTGGTATCTCCATGGATGGCAACGGTCAGATCGTGGTCACGGGTGGCAATgacgccaagaagaccaGTTTGTATGATTCATCTAGCGATAGCTGGATCCCGGGACCTGACATGCAAGTGGCTCGTGGGTATCAGTCATCAGCTACCATGTCAGACGGTCGTGTTTTTACCATCGGAGGCTCCTGGAGCGGTGGCGTATTTGAGAAGAATGGTGAAGTCTATAGCCCGTCTTCAAAAACATGGACGTCGCTGCCCAACGCCAAGGTCAACCCAATGTTGACAGCTGACAGGCAGGGATTGTACCGTTCAGACAACCACGCGTGGCTCTTTGGGTGGAAGAAGGGTTCAGTTTTCCAAGCAGGACCTAGCACTGCCATGAACTGGTACTATACCAGTGGAAATGGTGATGTGAAGTCGGCCGGAAAACGCCAGTCTAACCGCGGTGTAGCCCCTGATGCCATGTGCGGAAACGCTGTCATGTACGACGCCGTTAAAGGAAAGATCCTGACCTTTGGCGGCTCCCCAGACTATCAAGACTCTGACGCCACAACCAACGcccacatcatcaccctcgGTGAGCCTGGAACATCTCCCAACACTGTCTTTGCTAGCAATGGCTTGTACTTTGCCCGAACATTTCACACCTCTGTCGTTCTTCCAGACGGAAGCACATTCATTACGGGAGGCCAACGACGTGGAATTCCGTTTGAAGATTCAACTCCCGTCTTTACACCAGAGATCTACGTTCCTGAACAAGACACCTTTTACAAGCAGAACCCCAACTCCATCGTTCGCGTCTATCACAGTATTTCCCTTTTGTTACCCGATGGCAGGGTATTTAACGGAGGCGGAGGTCTTTGCGGCGATTGTACGACGAACCATTTCGACGCGCAGATCTTTACGCCAAACTATCTTTACAACAGCAACGGCAATCTCGCGACACGTCCCAAAATCACCAGAACTTCCGCACAGAGCGTCAAGGTCGGTGGCAGGATCACAATGTCGACCGACTCTTCGATTACAAAGGCGTCGTTGATTCGCTATGGTACAGCGACACACACGGTTAATACTGACCAGCGCCGCATTCCCCTGACTCTGACGAATAATGGAGGAAATAGCTATTCTTTCCAAGTTCCTAGCGACTCTGGTGTTGCTTTGCCGGGTTATTGGATGTTGTTCGTGATCAACTCGGCGGGTGTTCCAAGTGTGGCTTCGACGATTCGCGTTACTCAGTGA